One genomic window of Peromyscus maniculatus bairdii isolate BWxNUB_F1_BW_parent chromosome 2, HU_Pman_BW_mat_3.1, whole genome shotgun sequence includes the following:
- the Rab42 gene encoding ras-related protein Rab-42: MEAADCSYQFRIALLGDAAVGKTSLLRCYVAGARGAAAEPEPEPTVGVEFYSRALQLPAGLRVKLQLWDTAGHERFRCITRSFYRNMVGVLLVFDVTNRESFEHIQAWHQEVLSSQCPGKVIFLLIGHKCDLSTRCVSTQEAEELAASMGMAFMETSAKSNCNVDLAFDHVTTAIEQALRQGDIKLEEDWAGVRLLHRAPNPRRSNRKQDSGPCQC, translated from the exons ATGGAGGCGGCGGACTGCAGCTACCAGTTCCGAATCGCTCTGCTCGGGGACGCGGCGGTGGGCAAGACGTCACTGTTGCGGTGCTACGTGGCGGGCGCCCGCGGGGCGGCGGcggagcccgagcccgagcccacTGTGGGCGTGGAGTTCTACAGCCGCGCTCTGCAGCTGCCCGCTGGGCTGCGGGTCAAGCTGCAGCTCTGGGACACCGCGGGTCACGAGCGCTTCAG gtGCATCACCAGATCCTTCTACCGGAACATGGTGGGCGTTCTGTTGGTCTTTGATGTGACGAACAGAGAGTCCTTTGAACACATCCAAGCCTGGCACCAGGAGGTCCTATCCTCTCAATGCCCTGGCAAAGTGATCTTCTTACTGATTGGCCACAAGTGCGACCTGAGCACCCGATGCGTCTcgacccaggaggcagaggagctgGCTGCTTCCATGGGCATGGCCTTCATGGAGACCTCAGCCAAAAGTAACTGCAATGTGGACCTGGCCTTTGACCATGTCACCACTGCCATAGAGCAGGCCCTGCGGCAGGGGGACATCAAGCTGGAAGAGGACTGGGCAGGTGTCCGACTCCTCCACAGAGCCCCAAACCCCAGACGCTCCAACAGAAAGCAGGACTCGGGCCCATGCCAGTGTTGA
- the Trnau1ap gene encoding tRNA selenocysteine 1-associated protein 1 isoform X2, whose translation MRPARHQLPSAGTKDPHHTAQQGERFELEPYMDENFISRAFATMGETVMSVKIIRNRLTGIPAGYCFVEFADLGTAEKCLHKINGKPLPGATPAKRFKLNYATYGKQPDNSPEYSLFVGDLTPDVDDGMLYEFFVKVYPSCRGGKVVLDQTGVSKGYGFVKFTDELEQKRALTECQGAVGLGSKPVRLSVAIPKARVKPVEYSQMYSYSYNQYYQQYQNYYAQWGYDQNTGSYSYSYPQYGYTQSTMQTYEEVGDDALEDPAPQLDVTEANKEFMEQSEELYDALMDCHWQPLDTVSSEIPAML comes from the exons ATGAGACCCGCCCGCCACCAGCTCCCCAGTGCCGGGACTAAAGACCCGCACCACACCGCCCAGCAAGGGGAGCGGTTTGAA CTGGAACCCTACATGGATGAGAACTTCATCTCAAGAGCCTTTGCCACCATGGGGGAGACTGTGATGAGCGTCAAAATTATCCGAAACCGTCTCACTGG aATCCCAGCTGGCTACTGCTTTGTGGAATTTGCAGATTTGGGCACAGCCGAGAAGTGTTTGCATAAAATTAATGGGAAGCCCCTTCCAGGAGCCACACCT GCAAAACGTTTTAAACTGAATTATGCCACTTATGGGAAACAACCAGACAACAG ccCTGAGTACTCCCTCTTTGTGGGGGACCTGACCCCAGACGTGGACGATGGCATGCTGTATGAGTTCTTTGTCAAAGTCTACCCCTCCTGCCGGGGAGGCAAGGTGGTTTTGGACCAGACAGGCGTGTCTAA GGGCTATGGTTTTGTGAAATTCACAGATGAATTGGAACAGAAGCGAGCCTTGACGGAGTGCCAGGGAGCTGTGGGACTGGGGTCTAAACCTGTGCGGCTGAGTGTGGCCATCCCTAAAGC CCGTGTGAAGCCAGTTGAGTACAGCCAGATGTACAGTTACAGCTACAACCAGTATTACCAGCAGTACCAAAACTACTATGCCCAGTGGGGCTACGACCAGAACACTGGCAGCTACAGCTACAGCTACCCCCAGTATGGCTACACACAGAGCACCATGCAG ACATATGAAGAGGTTGGGGATGATGCATTGGAAG ACCCAGCACCACAGCTGGATGTGACTGAGGCCAACAAGGAGTTCATGGAGCAGAGTGAGGAACTGTATGATGCGCTGATGGACTGTCACTGGCAGCCCCTGGACACCGTGTCTTCAGAGATCCCTGCCATGTTGTAG
- the Trnau1ap gene encoding tRNA selenocysteine 1-associated protein 1 isoform X7, with protein MAASLWMGDLEPYMDENFISRAFATMGETVMSVKIIRNRLTGIPAGYCFVEFADLGTAEKCLHKINGKPLPGATPAKRFKLNYATYGKQPDNSPEYSLFVGDLTPDVDDGMLYEFFVKVYPSCRGGKVVLDQTGVSKSRVKPVEYSQMYSYSYNQYYQQYQNYYAQWGYDQNTGSYSYSYPQYGYTQSTMQTYEEVGDDALEDPAPQLDVTEANKEFMEQSEELYDALMDCHWQPLDTVSSEIPAML; from the exons ATGGCGGCCAGCCTGTGGATGGGGGAC CTGGAACCCTACATGGATGAGAACTTCATCTCAAGAGCCTTTGCCACCATGGGGGAGACTGTGATGAGCGTCAAAATTATCCGAAACCGTCTCACTGG aATCCCAGCTGGCTACTGCTTTGTGGAATTTGCAGATTTGGGCACAGCCGAGAAGTGTTTGCATAAAATTAATGGGAAGCCCCTTCCAGGAGCCACACCT GCAAAACGTTTTAAACTGAATTATGCCACTTATGGGAAACAACCAGACAACAG ccCTGAGTACTCCCTCTTTGTGGGGGACCTGACCCCAGACGTGGACGATGGCATGCTGTATGAGTTCTTTGTCAAAGTCTACCCCTCCTGCCGGGGAGGCAAGGTGGTTTTGGACCAGACAGGCGTGTCTAA GAGCCGTGTGAAGCCAGTTGAGTACAGCCAGATGTACAGTTACAGCTACAACCAGTATTACCAGCAGTACCAAAACTACTATGCCCAGTGGGGCTACGACCAGAACACTGGCAGCTACAGCTACAGCTACCCCCAGTATGGCTACACACAGAGCACCATGCAG ACATATGAAGAGGTTGGGGATGATGCATTGGAAG ACCCAGCACCACAGCTGGATGTGACTGAGGCCAACAAGGAGTTCATGGAGCAGAGTGAGGAACTGTATGATGCGCTGATGGACTGTCACTGGCAGCCCCTGGACACCGTGTCTTCAGAGATCCCTGCCATGTTGTAG
- the Trnau1ap gene encoding tRNA selenocysteine 1-associated protein 1 isoform X6, with protein sequence MAASLWMGDLEPYMDENFISRAFATMGETVMSVKIIRNRLTGIPAGYCFVEFADLGTAEKCLHKINGKPLPGATPAKRFKLNYATYGKQPDNSPEYSLFVGDLTPDVDDGMLYEFFVKVYPSCRGGKVVLDQTGVSKGYGFVKFTDELEQKRALTECQGAVGLGSKPVRLSVAIPKASRVKPVEYSQMYSYSYNQYYQQYQNYYAQWGYDQNTGSYSYSYPQYGYTQSTMQTYEEVGDDALEDPAPQLDVTEANKEFMEQSEELYDALMDCHWQPLDTVSSEIPAML encoded by the exons ATGGCGGCCAGCCTGTGGATGGGGGAC CTGGAACCCTACATGGATGAGAACTTCATCTCAAGAGCCTTTGCCACCATGGGGGAGACTGTGATGAGCGTCAAAATTATCCGAAACCGTCTCACTGG aATCCCAGCTGGCTACTGCTTTGTGGAATTTGCAGATTTGGGCACAGCCGAGAAGTGTTTGCATAAAATTAATGGGAAGCCCCTTCCAGGAGCCACACCT GCAAAACGTTTTAAACTGAATTATGCCACTTATGGGAAACAACCAGACAACAG ccCTGAGTACTCCCTCTTTGTGGGGGACCTGACCCCAGACGTGGACGATGGCATGCTGTATGAGTTCTTTGTCAAAGTCTACCCCTCCTGCCGGGGAGGCAAGGTGGTTTTGGACCAGACAGGCGTGTCTAA GGGCTATGGTTTTGTGAAATTCACAGATGAATTGGAACAGAAGCGAGCCTTGACGGAGTGCCAGGGAGCTGTGGGACTGGGGTCTAAACCTGTGCGGCTGAGTGTGGCCATCCCTAAAGC GAGCCGTGTGAAGCCAGTTGAGTACAGCCAGATGTACAGTTACAGCTACAACCAGTATTACCAGCAGTACCAAAACTACTATGCCCAGTGGGGCTACGACCAGAACACTGGCAGCTACAGCTACAGCTACCCCCAGTATGGCTACACACAGAGCACCATGCAG ACATATGAAGAGGTTGGGGATGATGCATTGGAAG ACCCAGCACCACAGCTGGATGTGACTGAGGCCAACAAGGAGTTCATGGAGCAGAGTGAGGAACTGTATGATGCGCTGATGGACTGTCACTGGCAGCCCCTGGACACCGTGTCTTCAGAGATCCCTGCCATGTTGTAG
- the Trnau1ap gene encoding tRNA selenocysteine 1-associated protein 1 isoform X5, which translates to MRPARHQLPSAGTKDPHHTAQQGERFELEPYMDENFISRAFATMGETVMSVKIIRNRLTGIPAGYCFVEFADLGTAEKCLHKINGKPLPGATPAKRFKLNYATYGKQPDNRGYGFVKFTDELEQKRALTECQGAVGLGSKPVRLSVAIPKARVKPVEYSQMYSYSYNQYYQQYQNYYAQWGYDQNTGSYSYSYPQYGYTQSTMQTYEEVGDDALEDPAPQLDVTEANKEFMEQSEELYDALMDCHWQPLDTVSSEIPAML; encoded by the exons ATGAGACCCGCCCGCCACCAGCTCCCCAGTGCCGGGACTAAAGACCCGCACCACACCGCCCAGCAAGGGGAGCGGTTTGAA CTGGAACCCTACATGGATGAGAACTTCATCTCAAGAGCCTTTGCCACCATGGGGGAGACTGTGATGAGCGTCAAAATTATCCGAAACCGTCTCACTGG aATCCCAGCTGGCTACTGCTTTGTGGAATTTGCAGATTTGGGCACAGCCGAGAAGTGTTTGCATAAAATTAATGGGAAGCCCCTTCCAGGAGCCACACCT GCAAAACGTTTTAAACTGAATTATGCCACTTATGGGAAACAACCAGACAACAG GGGCTATGGTTTTGTGAAATTCACAGATGAATTGGAACAGAAGCGAGCCTTGACGGAGTGCCAGGGAGCTGTGGGACTGGGGTCTAAACCTGTGCGGCTGAGTGTGGCCATCCCTAAAGC CCGTGTGAAGCCAGTTGAGTACAGCCAGATGTACAGTTACAGCTACAACCAGTATTACCAGCAGTACCAAAACTACTATGCCCAGTGGGGCTACGACCAGAACACTGGCAGCTACAGCTACAGCTACCCCCAGTATGGCTACACACAGAGCACCATGCAG ACATATGAAGAGGTTGGGGATGATGCATTGGAAG ACCCAGCACCACAGCTGGATGTGACTGAGGCCAACAAGGAGTTCATGGAGCAGAGTGAGGAACTGTATGATGCGCTGATGGACTGTCACTGGCAGCCCCTGGACACCGTGTCTTCAGAGATCCCTGCCATGTTGTAG
- the Trnau1ap gene encoding tRNA selenocysteine 1-associated protein 1 isoform X3: MRPARHQLPSAGTKDPHHTAQQGERFELEPYMDENFISRAFATMGETVMSVKIIRNRLTGIPAGYCFVEFADLGTAEKCLHKINGKPLPGATPAKRFKLNYATYGKQPDNSPEYSLFVGDLTPDVDDGMLYEFFVKVYPSCRGGKVVLDQTGVSKSRVKPVEYSQMYSYSYNQYYQQYQNYYAQWGYDQNTGSYSYSYPQYGYTQSTMQTYEEVGDDALEDPAPQLDVTEANKEFMEQSEELYDALMDCHWQPLDTVSSEIPAML, encoded by the exons ATGAGACCCGCCCGCCACCAGCTCCCCAGTGCCGGGACTAAAGACCCGCACCACACCGCCCAGCAAGGGGAGCGGTTTGAA CTGGAACCCTACATGGATGAGAACTTCATCTCAAGAGCCTTTGCCACCATGGGGGAGACTGTGATGAGCGTCAAAATTATCCGAAACCGTCTCACTGG aATCCCAGCTGGCTACTGCTTTGTGGAATTTGCAGATTTGGGCACAGCCGAGAAGTGTTTGCATAAAATTAATGGGAAGCCCCTTCCAGGAGCCACACCT GCAAAACGTTTTAAACTGAATTATGCCACTTATGGGAAACAACCAGACAACAG ccCTGAGTACTCCCTCTTTGTGGGGGACCTGACCCCAGACGTGGACGATGGCATGCTGTATGAGTTCTTTGTCAAAGTCTACCCCTCCTGCCGGGGAGGCAAGGTGGTTTTGGACCAGACAGGCGTGTCTAA GAGCCGTGTGAAGCCAGTTGAGTACAGCCAGATGTACAGTTACAGCTACAACCAGTATTACCAGCAGTACCAAAACTACTATGCCCAGTGGGGCTACGACCAGAACACTGGCAGCTACAGCTACAGCTACCCCCAGTATGGCTACACACAGAGCACCATGCAG ACATATGAAGAGGTTGGGGATGATGCATTGGAAG ACCCAGCACCACAGCTGGATGTGACTGAGGCCAACAAGGAGTTCATGGAGCAGAGTGAGGAACTGTATGATGCGCTGATGGACTGTCACTGGCAGCCCCTGGACACCGTGTCTTCAGAGATCCCTGCCATGTTGTAG
- the Trnau1ap gene encoding tRNA selenocysteine 1-associated protein 1 isoform X4 translates to MRPARHQLPSAGTKDPHHTAQQGERFELEPYMDENFISRAFATMGETVMSVKIIRNRLTGIPAGYCFVEFADLGTAEKCLHKINGKPLPGATPAKRFKLNYATYGKQPDNRGYGFVKFTDELEQKRALTECQGAVGLGSKPVRLSVAIPKASRVKPVEYSQMYSYSYNQYYQQYQNYYAQWGYDQNTGSYSYSYPQYGYTQSTMQTYEEVGDDALEDPAPQLDVTEANKEFMEQSEELYDALMDCHWQPLDTVSSEIPAML, encoded by the exons ATGAGACCCGCCCGCCACCAGCTCCCCAGTGCCGGGACTAAAGACCCGCACCACACCGCCCAGCAAGGGGAGCGGTTTGAA CTGGAACCCTACATGGATGAGAACTTCATCTCAAGAGCCTTTGCCACCATGGGGGAGACTGTGATGAGCGTCAAAATTATCCGAAACCGTCTCACTGG aATCCCAGCTGGCTACTGCTTTGTGGAATTTGCAGATTTGGGCACAGCCGAGAAGTGTTTGCATAAAATTAATGGGAAGCCCCTTCCAGGAGCCACACCT GCAAAACGTTTTAAACTGAATTATGCCACTTATGGGAAACAACCAGACAACAG GGGCTATGGTTTTGTGAAATTCACAGATGAATTGGAACAGAAGCGAGCCTTGACGGAGTGCCAGGGAGCTGTGGGACTGGGGTCTAAACCTGTGCGGCTGAGTGTGGCCATCCCTAAAGC GAGCCGTGTGAAGCCAGTTGAGTACAGCCAGATGTACAGTTACAGCTACAACCAGTATTACCAGCAGTACCAAAACTACTATGCCCAGTGGGGCTACGACCAGAACACTGGCAGCTACAGCTACAGCTACCCCCAGTATGGCTACACACAGAGCACCATGCAG ACATATGAAGAGGTTGGGGATGATGCATTGGAAG ACCCAGCACCACAGCTGGATGTGACTGAGGCCAACAAGGAGTTCATGGAGCAGAGTGAGGAACTGTATGATGCGCTGATGGACTGTCACTGGCAGCCCCTGGACACCGTGTCTTCAGAGATCCCTGCCATGTTGTAG
- the Trnau1ap gene encoding tRNA selenocysteine 1-associated protein 1 isoform X1, which translates to MRPARHQLPSAGTKDPHHTAQQGERFELEPYMDENFISRAFATMGETVMSVKIIRNRLTGIPAGYCFVEFADLGTAEKCLHKINGKPLPGATPAKRFKLNYATYGKQPDNSPEYSLFVGDLTPDVDDGMLYEFFVKVYPSCRGGKVVLDQTGVSKGYGFVKFTDELEQKRALTECQGAVGLGSKPVRLSVAIPKASRVKPVEYSQMYSYSYNQYYQQYQNYYAQWGYDQNTGSYSYSYPQYGYTQSTMQTYEEVGDDALEDPAPQLDVTEANKEFMEQSEELYDALMDCHWQPLDTVSSEIPAML; encoded by the exons ATGAGACCCGCCCGCCACCAGCTCCCCAGTGCCGGGACTAAAGACCCGCACCACACCGCCCAGCAAGGGGAGCGGTTTGAA CTGGAACCCTACATGGATGAGAACTTCATCTCAAGAGCCTTTGCCACCATGGGGGAGACTGTGATGAGCGTCAAAATTATCCGAAACCGTCTCACTGG aATCCCAGCTGGCTACTGCTTTGTGGAATTTGCAGATTTGGGCACAGCCGAGAAGTGTTTGCATAAAATTAATGGGAAGCCCCTTCCAGGAGCCACACCT GCAAAACGTTTTAAACTGAATTATGCCACTTATGGGAAACAACCAGACAACAG ccCTGAGTACTCCCTCTTTGTGGGGGACCTGACCCCAGACGTGGACGATGGCATGCTGTATGAGTTCTTTGTCAAAGTCTACCCCTCCTGCCGGGGAGGCAAGGTGGTTTTGGACCAGACAGGCGTGTCTAA GGGCTATGGTTTTGTGAAATTCACAGATGAATTGGAACAGAAGCGAGCCTTGACGGAGTGCCAGGGAGCTGTGGGACTGGGGTCTAAACCTGTGCGGCTGAGTGTGGCCATCCCTAAAGC GAGCCGTGTGAAGCCAGTTGAGTACAGCCAGATGTACAGTTACAGCTACAACCAGTATTACCAGCAGTACCAAAACTACTATGCCCAGTGGGGCTACGACCAGAACACTGGCAGCTACAGCTACAGCTACCCCCAGTATGGCTACACACAGAGCACCATGCAG ACATATGAAGAGGTTGGGGATGATGCATTGGAAG ACCCAGCACCACAGCTGGATGTGACTGAGGCCAACAAGGAGTTCATGGAGCAGAGTGAGGAACTGTATGATGCGCTGATGGACTGTCACTGGCAGCCCCTGGACACCGTGTCTTCAGAGATCCCTGCCATGTTGTAG